One genomic segment of Tripterygium wilfordii isolate XIE 37 chromosome 9, ASM1340144v1, whole genome shotgun sequence includes these proteins:
- the LOC120005045 gene encoding uncharacterized protein LOC120005045 produces the protein MSAEERAECSIMALKKKDKVSIINRVKKKPRRSSSRKRSLQKVKRGTFKRIQDEMAEVRAETNSVKECQETILTELDDLRSDIAHTREVNKHVIRHNTRTHQLLDLMLARIITGSGTVP, from the exons ATGAGCGCGGAAGAGAGAGCAGAATGCTCAATCATGGCACTAAAGAAGAAGGACAAGGTTTCCATAATCAATCGTGTTAAGAAGAAGCCTCGCAGGTCATCTTCGCGTAAGAGGAGTCTCCAG AAGGTAAAAAGGGGGACTTTCAAGCGGATTCAAGATGAGATGGCGGAGGTGAGAGCAGAGACTAATTCCGTGAAAGAGTGCCAAGAGACGATCCTGACGGAGTTGGATGATCTCAGATCTGATATCGCTCATACCAGGGAGGTCAATAAACATGTTATCAGGCACAACACGCGCACCCACCAGTTGCTTGATCTTATGCTTGCTAGGATCATTACTGG TTCGGGAACAGTGCCATAG
- the LOC120005042 gene encoding uncharacterized protein LOC120005042, whose amino-acid sequence MGSSFTLCLVLYLILQLMLYFLKLQGFSSKTFARKGNGTAKQRTLQVQCKRLPGLVSRRHCGVRKRRRHMNRELERKIKARIERLRVEMVEIGEEQQCIKEGQRQVRNKYEEIEAEREQLKRETEVIAKQSASIQLRLNLMFGIVKARGQNDFVLVDQLTQSLRDLLAKQNEQMQ is encoded by the exons ATGGGGTCCTCTTTCACTCTCTGTCTCGTTCTCTATCTGATTCTGCAATTGATGCTCTACTTCCTCAAATTGCAAG GTTTTTCTAGCAAAACATTTGCTAGAAAGGGAAATGGAACTGCAAAGCAGAGGACTCTGCAGGTTCAATGCAAGAGACTTCCAGGTCTTGTAAGCAGAAGGCATTGTGGAGTGAGAAAGCGCAGAAGACATATG AATAGGGAATTGGAGAGGAAAATAAAGGCTAGGATCGAGCGGCTGAGGGTGGAGATGGTCGAGATTGGGGAGGAACAACAATGCATAAAAGAGGGGCAAAGACAGGTGAGAAACAAGTATGAGGAGATTGAGGCTGAGCGAGAGCAACTCAAGAGGGAAACGGAGGTCATTGCCAAGCAGAGTGCGAGCATTCAATTGCGTCTAAATTTGATGTTCGGAATCGTGAAAGCAAGAGGTCAAAACGATTTTGTTTTGGTTGATCAACTTACTCAGTCACTACG TGATTTATTAGCAAAGCAGAATGAGCAAATGCAGTGA
- the LOC120004764 gene encoding uncharacterized protein LOC120004764, which translates to MNRRILLTNRLSSQKLANGITKRRTLRLLPSQRSSRFVRARRSGLVRKTGRNTNRELVGKIRAGIKRLREEMAEISEEQKCIREGQRQVREKFEKIEAEREQLWKETEIISKQNAGIQLRLGLMSGIVKARAQNDYDLAAQLTQSLRDLMAEQNVEMR; encoded by the exons ATGAATCGTCGTATCTTGTTGACGAATCGTCTGTCGTCCCAAAAATTAGCTAATGGAATTACCAAGCGGAGGACTCTGCGTCTTCTTCCAAGCCAGAGGAGTTCCAGATTCGTGCGCGCGAGGCGTTCTGGACTCGTAAGGAAGACCGGGAGGAATACG aATAGAGAATTGGTGGGGAAGATTAGGGCAGGGATCAAGCGATTGAGGGAAGAGATGGCTGAGATTAGTGAGGAACAGAAGTGCATTAGAGAGGGGCAGAGACAGGTGAGGGAGAAATTTGAGAAGATCGAAGCAGAACGTGAGCAACTCTGGAAGGAAACAGAGATCATATCAAAGCAGAATGCAGGGATACAATTGCGATTAGGTCTTATGTCTGGTATTGTGAAAGCAAGAGCTCAAAATGATTATGATTTGGCTGCTCAACTCACTCAGTCTCTCCG TGATTTGATGGCTGAGCAGAATGTGGAAATGCGGTGA